GCTGCCGTCCGCCAAGTTCAGCGACCGGGTGCTCGCCGAGGTCCGCAAGCGCGGTTGGGCGCAGAGCGCCGCCGAGCGCGAACCCGGGGTGGCCAGCGTGTCGGCGCCGGTTCGGGACGCCAAGGGCACGGTGATAGCGGCGATTTCGGTGTCCGGTCCCATCGACCGGATGGGCCGGCGCCCCGGCGCGCGCTGGGCCACCGATCTGCTCGCGGCGGCCGAGGCGGTGACCCGCCGGCTCTAACCCACCAGCCGGCGCAGCCCGTATCCGGCGGCGCCGACGGCGAATACCGTCACGCCGGCCACCACCGAGGAAGCCGGCAGCGCGAAGGCCAGCGACAGACATCCCAGGATGCCCAGCACCGGGATGACCCGTGCCGACCGGCCGCGGGGCGAGTCCAGCGTGAACGCCGCCGCGTTGGCAATCGTGTAGTACACCAGCACCCCGAACGACGAGAACCCGATGGCCGACCGCAGATCGACGGTCGCCGCGAGGACCGCCACCACCACCCCCACCGCGAGTTCCGCGCGGTGCGGCCCGCCGAATCGGGGATGCACGGCGGCCAACGGCGTTGGCAGGTAGCGATCTCGGGCCATCGCCAGGACCGTGCGGGACACCCCGAGCAGCAGCGCCAGCAGCGAGCCGATCGCGGCGATCACCGCGGTCGCCGCCACCACCGGCATCAACGCCGGCGCCCCGGCCGCTTCGACCGCCGCCACCAGCGGGGCCGCCGACGCCGTCAACCGTTGCGGACCGAGCACCCCGAGCACTGCCACGGCGACGGCGCCGTAACAGAGCACCGTCACGGACAGGGCGAGCAACATCGCCCGCGGAATCACCCGCGCCGGCTCGCGCACCTCCTCCCCGAGCGTCGCGATGCGCGCGTACCCGGCGAACGCGAAGAACAGCAACGCGGCCGACTGCAGGACCCCGGGCACCGACGCCGGGGGGTCGGACGCCAGGGGCTGCCCGGCCGAACCCGCCGTCCACGCCGTGACGACGACGGCGCCGAGCACCGTCAACACGACGCCCACGATGACGCGGGTGACCAACGCCGATTTCTGCACGCCGAGGTAGTTGACCACCGTGACGACGATCACCGCCGTCACCGCGACCGCCTCCGGCGCGGCCGGCCAGGCGTAGTGACCGACCGTCAGCGCGATGGCGGCGCAGGACGCGGTCTTGCCGACGATGAAACCCCAACCCGCCAGATAGCCCCAGAAGTCGCCGAGCCGACGCCGGCCGTAGATGTAGGCGCCTCCGGACACCGGATAGCGAATGGCCAGCCGCGCCGTCGACAGGGCATTGCAGGACGCGACGAGCGCGGCGACGGCGAGCCCGAGCAGCAGGCCCGGACCGGCGGCCTGGGCCGCCGGGGCCAGCGCGGCGAAGATGCCGGCGCCCAGCATCGCGCCCATACCCAGCACGGCGGCGTCGACGAGTCCGAGCCTGCGGGGCAAGCCAACTGGCGTCACGGGCGCGACCATACTGCTCCCTTGGCCCCTCCGCGCGCCGAGACCTGCCACACTGACGCGATGGGAACCAATCAGCGCGCACAGATCGTCATGTCCGCCGACGAGATCACCGAATTCGTCGCCACCAGCCGCACCGGGACGCTGGCCACCGTCGGCGCCGACGGGCAGCCGCATCTGGTGGCCATGTGGTACGGGATCGTCGACGGCGAGATCTGGCTGGAGACCAAGATGAAGTCCCAGAAAGCGGTGAACCTGCGCCGAGATCCCCGGTTCACGTTCATGATCGAGGCCGGCGACACCTACGACAGCCTGCGCGGCGTGTCCTTCGAGGGCACCACCGAGATCACCGACGACCCCGACACCATTCTGCGCGTGGGCATCAGCGTGTGGGAGCGCTACACCGGGCCCTACACCGACGACATGCGGCCCGCAGTGGACATGATGATGAACAAGCGGGTGGCCGTGCGGTTGATCACCACCCGCACCCGGTCCTGGGATCACCGCAAGCTCGGAATGCCCGCGATGCCACTGTCCGGTTCGACGGCGCCCCAGCCCTGAGACCACCGAGAGACGAGTTCGGCCGGGCCCTGCAGGGCCCGGCCGATTTTGTACCCCCGATGGGATTCGAACCCACGCTACCGCCGTGAGAGGGCGGCGTCCTAGGCCGCTAGACGACGGGGGCTAGAACTTTCGGAGGCCCAGCATAACCCAACCTGTGCGGCTGGCCTAATCCTCCGAATCGCTTCGTTTTCCGCTGGGGTACCAGGACTCGAACCTAGAATGGCTGAACCAGAATCAGCTGTGTTGCCAATTACACCATACCCCAAAGGTGACCTATTCCCGCTGGTGAGAGCGCTTTTCGGCGTTTTCACGCCGTCCGGATGCGTTCTCACCGGCCGTCCTGGGCCGAAGAGCAGATTACCAAAGATTCCCGGGCCGATTTACCAGGGGATCACCCGAGGCTCTCGCGCGCCGCCCGCAACCGCGCCAAGCTGCGGTCGGAGCCCAGCAATTGCATCGACTCGAACAGCGGCGGACTCACCAGCGACCCGGTGACGGCCACCCGCACCGGACCGAACGCCTTGCGCGGTTTCAGCTCCAGACCGTCGATCAGGGCGGCCTTCAGCGCGGCCTCGATCGTCTCGGTGGACCACTGCGCGGCACCGTCGAGCGCCGCCACCGCGGCGTCGAGCACCGGCGCCGCCTCGGGCTTGAGTTCCTTGCCGGCGGCCTTCGGGTCGATCTCGTAGGAATCGTCGTCGAAGAACTTCAGCAGGTCCCAGGCGTCGCCGAGCACCACCACCCGCGTCTGGACCAAACCGGCCGCCTCGGCGAAGCCGGCCTCGTCGAGTCCGGTGCGGTGCCCGTGGGCGTCGAAGTAGGTCCGCAGTCGCGCGGTGAATTCGGCCGGGTCGAGCAGCCGAAGATGCTCGGCGTTGAGCGCGTCGGCCTTCTTCTGGTCGAAGCGCGCCGGGTTGGAATTGACGTCGACGACGTCGAACGCCGCGACCATCTCCTCGAGACTGAAGATGTCCCGATCGTCGGCGATCGACCAGCCCAACAGCGCAAGGTAATTGAGCAGACCCTCGGGGATGAAACCGCGATCGCGATGCAGGAACAGATTGGACTGCGGGTCGCGCTTGGACAGCTTCTTGTTGCCCTCGCCGAGGACCGACGGCAGGTGCGCGAACTGCGGGGTGGCCTCGGCGACCCCGATCCGGATCAGCGCGGCATACAGCGCCAACTGCCGCGGCGTCGACGGCAGCAGATCCTCGCCGCGCAACACGTGGGTGATCTTCATCATGGCGTCGTCGACGGGGTTGACCAAGGTGTACAACGGATCTCCGCTGCCCCGGGTCAACGCGAAGTCGGGCACCGAACCCGCCGGATAGGTGGTCTCGCCGCGGACCAGGTCATGCCAGGTCAGGTCGGTGTCCGGCATCCGGAGACGCACAACGGGTTTGCGGCCCTCGGCGCGGAAGGCCGCGCGCTGCTCCTCGGTCAGGTCGCGATCGAAGTTGTCGTAGCCCAGCTTGGGGTTGCGACCGGCCGCGACATGACGCGCCTCGACCTCCTCGGCGGTCGAGAAGGCCTCGTAGGCCTCCCCCGCCGCCAACAGCCGCTCGATCACGTCGAGGTAGATGTCGCGGCGCTGCGACTGCCGGTAGGGCCCGTACGGGCCGCCCACCTCGGGGCCTTCGTCCCAGTCCAGGCCCAGCCAACGCAGCGCGTCCAGCAGCGCCAGGTAGCTTTCCTCGCTGTCCCGCGCGGCGTCGGTGTCCTCGATCCGGAACACGAACGTGCCACCGGTGTGGCGGGCGTAGGCCCAGTTGAACAGCGCGGTGCGGATCAGCCCGACGTGCGGGGTGCCCGTCGGAGACGGACAGAACCGAACCCGGACATTCGAAGTGGTCGACATCATTTTCCTTTGCGCACAACGGGATTGGTCAGGGTGCCGATTCCCGATACGGTGATGCTGACGGTGTCGCCGTCCTCGATGGGCCCGACCCCTTCCGGCGTGCCGGTCAGGATGAGGTCGCCGGGCAGCAGGGTCATCACCGACGAGACCCACTCGACGATGGCCCCGACGTCGTGGATCATCAGCGCGGTGTTGGACTGCTGGCGCAGTTGGCCGTTGACCTCGGTGCGCAGCTCCAGGTCACTGGGATCGAGGTCGGTGACGATCCACGGGCCCACCGGGCAGAAGGTGTCGTGCCCCTTGGCCCGCGTCCACTGTCCGTCGTGCTTCTGCTGATCGCGCGCGGACACGTCGTTGGCAATCGTGTAGCCGAGGATGTTCTCGGCGGCCCGCGCGGCCGGCACGTCCTTGCAGGGGCGGCCGATGACGGCGGCCAGCTCGCCCTCGTGGTGCACCGGGTTGGCCCCGGCGGGTAACTGGATGGGCAGCCCGGGCCCGATGATGGCGGTGTTGGGCTTGAGGAAGATCACCGGATCCTCCGGCGCCACCCCGCCCATCTCCTCGGCGTGCGCGGCATAGTTCTTGCCCATGCAGATCACCTTGCTGGCCAGGATGGGGGCGAGCAGCCGGACATCGGCCAGCGGCCACGACCGGCCGGTGAACGTCGGTGTGCCGAAGGGGTGTTCGGCGATTTCTTTGCAGACCGCCTCCTCGACGTCCCCTTCGATACTGACGAAGGCGACGCCGTCGGGGCTGGCGATTCGACCCAGGCGCATTGGTCCAGACTAGTCACCGCCGTACAGCGGGCCTCAGCTGCGCCGACGTGCGGTGACCATCGTCACCAGAAAATCCTCGAGGTGTTCGCGGGTGATGTCCAGCTCGCCCCGCAGCCAGCCGGTGACCAGCTCGAAACCGCCGGCAACCAGGGTCAGCGCGGCCAGGTCCATGTCGGGGTCCAGCGCCTGCTGGCCGGCGAGCAGGGCCCGGCCCTGGTCGGACATGATCTGCGCCAGCGACTTGACCAGATCGCGTCGCCGGGCCCGCAGTCCCTCGGTGGCCTGCGACCCGATGAGCAGCGGCCCGCGACGCGGGTCCGCCGTCAGATGCCGCAGGCCGGTGCCGATCGCCGCACGCGCCCGCACCGCCGGATCGGGGGCGCTGTCGGCGATCGCGGCGAGCATCGCCGTCGAGGCCAACACGATCTGCTCGTCGAACAGGGCCAACAGCAATTCGTCTGTGGTGCGGAAGCTTTCGTAGAAGTACCGGTCGTTGAGCCGGGCGGCCGAACACACCCCCCGCACGGTGATCCCGCCGACCCCAACGTCCGGAACAAGGTCCAACGCCGCGGCCATCAGGGCGGTCCGCCGCTTCGAGCGACGCTCGGTGGAGGTGGCGCCGCCGTAGGTGCGCGCCCGGGTCGACATGCCGTTGATTGTCGCATCCGCTCCCTTGACCGACCCGCCATTCTGGTGAAGACTGTCACCAAATAGACGGAAGGTTGCGTTACCGATGGAGTCTGCGCTCGACAAACTGCCGAATCCGCCGGCGTTGACGGAGTTCCCGTTCAACCTGTTCATGCGGCTGCTACCCGGCGGGGACGTGCGGGCCACCGCCCCGCAACGCGAGTCGTTTCGCCGCTTCGCCGACCTCGGCGATCCGCTGGCCGACGACCTGGTCGCGATGATG
This DNA window, taken from Mycolicibacterium sp. MU0050, encodes the following:
- a CDS encoding APC family permease codes for the protein MVAPVTPVGLPRRLGLVDAAVLGMGAMLGAGIFAALAPAAQAAGPGLLLGLAVAALVASCNALSTARLAIRYPVSGGAYIYGRRRLGDFWGYLAGWGFIVGKTASCAAIALTVGHYAWPAAPEAVAVTAVIVVTVVNYLGVQKSALVTRVIVGVVLTVLGAVVVTAWTAGSAGQPLASDPPASVPGVLQSAALLFFAFAGYARIATLGEEVREPARVIPRAMLLALSVTVLCYGAVAVAVLGVLGPQRLTASAAPLVAAVEAAGAPALMPVVAATAVIAAIGSLLALLLGVSRTVLAMARDRYLPTPLAAVHPRFGGPHRAELAVGVVVAVLAATVDLRSAIGFSSFGVLVYYTIANAAAFTLDSPRGRSARVIPVLGILGCLSLAFALPASSVVAGVTVFAVGAAGYGLRRLVG
- a CDS encoding PPOX class F420-dependent oxidoreductase, with translation MGTNQRAQIVMSADEITEFVATSRTGTLATVGADGQPHLVAMWYGIVDGEIWLETKMKSQKAVNLRRDPRFTFMIEAGDTYDSLRGVSFEGTTEITDDPDTILRVGISVWERYTGPYTDDMRPAVDMMMNKRVAVRLITTRTRSWDHRKLGMPAMPLSGSTAPQP
- the gltX gene encoding glutamate--tRNA ligase, giving the protein MSTTSNVRVRFCPSPTGTPHVGLIRTALFNWAYARHTGGTFVFRIEDTDAARDSEESYLALLDALRWLGLDWDEGPEVGGPYGPYRQSQRRDIYLDVIERLLAAGEAYEAFSTAEEVEARHVAAGRNPKLGYDNFDRDLTEEQRAAFRAEGRKPVVRLRMPDTDLTWHDLVRGETTYPAGSVPDFALTRGSGDPLYTLVNPVDDAMMKITHVLRGEDLLPSTPRQLALYAALIRIGVAEATPQFAHLPSVLGEGNKKLSKRDPQSNLFLHRDRGFIPEGLLNYLALLGWSIADDRDIFSLEEMVAAFDVVDVNSNPARFDQKKADALNAEHLRLLDPAEFTARLRTYFDAHGHRTGLDEAGFAEAAGLVQTRVVVLGDAWDLLKFFDDDSYEIDPKAAGKELKPEAAPVLDAAVAALDGAAQWSTETIEAALKAALIDGLELKPRKAFGPVRVAVTGSLVSPPLFESMQLLGSDRSLARLRAARESLG
- a CDS encoding fumarylacetoacetate hydrolase family protein, whose product is MRLGRIASPDGVAFVSIEGDVEEAVCKEIAEHPFGTPTFTGRSWPLADVRLLAPILASKVICMGKNYAAHAEEMGGVAPEDPVIFLKPNTAIIGPGLPIQLPAGANPVHHEGELAAVIGRPCKDVPAARAAENILGYTIANDVSARDQQKHDGQWTRAKGHDTFCPVGPWIVTDLDPSDLELRTEVNGQLRQQSNTALMIHDVGAIVEWVSSVMTLLPGDLILTGTPEGVGPIEDGDTVSITVSGIGTLTNPVVRKGK
- a CDS encoding TetR/AcrR family transcriptional regulator, with translation MSTRARTYGGATSTERRSKRRTALMAAALDLVPDVGVGGITVRGVCSAARLNDRYFYESFRTTDELLLALFDEQIVLASTAMLAAIADSAPDPAVRARAAIGTGLRHLTADPRRGPLLIGSQATEGLRARRRDLVKSLAQIMSDQGRALLAGQQALDPDMDLAALTLVAGGFELVTGWLRGELDITREHLEDFLVTMVTARRRS